One region of Microbacterium sp. M28 genomic DNA includes:
- a CDS encoding glycoside hydrolase family 127 protein, with product MPLVPARLEDVTVQDPYLRNAAARTLEYVLSLDPERLLFSFYRLAGLPPTTPEGYGGWEREEGTRFQGHFFGHVISALSQAYASTEDPETRGAILERLGTAVHGLDRCQAAYAVAHPDAAGYVSPFPIDLLPGGGDGLLVPFYNLHKVLAGLLDAHRYAPAEIGAVALRVASGFGAWVEDYAASLDDPAVILDTEYGGMNEALYRLHAITGEAVHRRAAERFDETELFRRLAAGDDVLAGRHANTTIPKLVGALMRYTVLTEAASDADRPDLEMHRAAAENFWRIVVAEHTYANGGNSQSEHFHAAGTLFARANNGAVTGYGENSTAEGCNEYNMLKLSRALFALTGEVRYADYDEGTFLNSVLASQNPETGMVTYFQPQRAGYAKVFGEPYDQFWCDHGTGIESFTKLGDGIFAFDGDAVVVNQFRSSELRLPERNLRLTQTADVPREESVRIRVDRLDDGRPAGERILRLRVPSWIAGAPVLTVNGRPAPAEAESGYLAVAVSAGDEVLYTLPAEVRIDGGTENENWVAFTYGPVLLATELSRENVDATYTAGVLVQMGVADPSLAGEVVVDDPAEWKTSIADNLVRLPDGPGAGGFSTMRFALRGVDEESASLIWEPYFSLYGVRYATYVTLVERGTVPEAASIGPRVIDALTSFDNNNSEADKNHRFHRSSVGVRDGEQYREADAEEGAFFEYDLIVDPDAASTLLGIRYSGRDAGRTFDVLVNGRRWRNETIQDPHGDGALYERVEEIPREILAAGGFKNDQRGGFAQDAAGRRIPILTVRFQSDGTSPVGGVFGVWTAVG from the coding sequence ATGCCTCTCGTGCCTGCCCGTCTCGAAGACGTGACCGTTCAGGATCCTTATCTGCGCAACGCCGCCGCCAGGACGCTCGAATACGTTCTGAGCCTCGACCCGGAACGGCTGCTGTTCTCCTTCTACCGGCTCGCCGGACTTCCCCCGACGACGCCCGAGGGCTACGGCGGATGGGAACGCGAAGAGGGCACGCGCTTCCAGGGCCACTTCTTCGGGCATGTGATCTCCGCGCTGTCGCAGGCGTACGCGTCGACAGAGGATCCCGAGACCCGCGGTGCGATCCTCGAACGCCTCGGCACGGCGGTCCACGGTCTCGATCGGTGCCAGGCCGCGTACGCGGTCGCGCATCCGGATGCCGCCGGCTACGTGTCCCCGTTCCCGATCGACCTGCTGCCCGGCGGAGGAGACGGCCTGCTGGTTCCGTTCTACAACCTGCACAAGGTGCTCGCCGGCCTGCTCGATGCCCATCGATACGCGCCCGCCGAGATCGGCGCGGTGGCGTTGCGCGTCGCGAGCGGATTCGGCGCCTGGGTCGAGGACTACGCCGCGTCCCTGGACGACCCGGCTGTCATTCTCGACACCGAGTACGGCGGGATGAACGAGGCGCTGTACCGGTTGCATGCGATCACCGGGGAGGCGGTGCATCGCCGTGCGGCCGAACGGTTCGACGAGACCGAGCTGTTCCGTCGCCTCGCGGCCGGTGATGATGTGCTCGCCGGGCGGCACGCCAACACGACCATCCCGAAGCTGGTGGGTGCGCTGATGCGGTACACGGTGCTGACCGAGGCAGCGAGCGACGCCGACCGACCCGATCTCGAGATGCACCGAGCGGCGGCCGAGAACTTCTGGCGGATCGTCGTCGCCGAGCACACCTACGCGAACGGCGGCAACAGTCAGTCCGAGCACTTCCACGCCGCAGGGACCCTGTTCGCGCGCGCGAACAACGGTGCCGTCACGGGGTACGGCGAGAACTCCACAGCCGAGGGCTGCAACGAGTACAACATGCTCAAGCTCAGCCGAGCCCTGTTCGCCCTGACCGGCGAGGTCCGGTACGCGGATTACGACGAAGGAACGTTCCTCAACAGCGTCCTGGCGTCCCAGAACCCGGAGACGGGAATGGTGACGTACTTCCAGCCGCAGCGAGCCGGGTACGCGAAGGTGTTCGGCGAACCGTACGACCAGTTCTGGTGCGACCACGGCACCGGTATCGAGAGCTTCACCAAGCTCGGAGACGGCATCTTCGCGTTCGATGGGGATGCCGTCGTCGTGAACCAGTTCCGCTCGAGCGAACTGCGCCTGCCGGAGCGGAACCTGCGGCTCACGCAGACGGCCGACGTGCCTCGGGAGGAGTCGGTGCGCATCCGCGTCGACAGGCTCGACGACGGTCGGCCGGCGGGGGAGCGCATCCTGCGCCTGCGGGTACCGTCGTGGATCGCGGGTGCGCCGGTCCTGACCGTCAACGGTCGGCCCGCCCCGGCCGAGGCGGAGAGCGGGTACCTCGCCGTCGCCGTGTCCGCAGGAGACGAGGTCCTGTACACGCTGCCCGCCGAAGTCCGCATCGACGGCGGGACCGAGAACGAGAACTGGGTCGCGTTCACATACGGCCCGGTGCTGCTGGCGACGGAACTCAGCCGGGAGAACGTCGACGCCACGTACACGGCGGGCGTCCTGGTGCAGATGGGGGTCGCGGATCCGTCGCTTGCGGGCGAGGTGGTCGTCGACGACCCCGCCGAGTGGAAGACGTCCATCGCCGACAACCTGGTGCGCCTGCCGGACGGGCCGGGCGCTGGCGGGTTCTCGACGATGCGGTTCGCGCTGCGCGGCGTCGACGAGGAGTCGGCCTCCCTGATCTGGGAGCCCTACTTCAGTCTGTACGGCGTCCGCTACGCGACGTACGTCACGCTCGTCGAACGCGGGACGGTGCCGGAAGCCGCGTCGATCGGGCCCCGCGTGATCGACGCGCTGACGTCGTTCGACAACAACAACTCGGAGGCGGACAAGAACCATCGCTTCCACCGGTCGAGCGTCGGTGTGCGCGACGGCGAGCAGTACCGCGAGGCCGATGCCGAGGAGGGCGCGTTCTTCGAGTACGACCTCATCGTCGATCCGGACGCGGCGAGCACCCTGCTCGGCATCCGATACAGCGGCCGGGATGCCGGCCGCACCTTCGACGTGCTCGTGAACGGCAGGCGGTGGCGGAACGAGACCATCCAGGATCCGCACGGCGACGGCGCGCTCTACGAGCGGGTAGAGGAGATCCCACGCGAGATCCTCGCGGCAGGCGGATTCAAGAACGACCAGCGCGGCGGCTTCGCGCAGGATGCCGCCGGTCGGCGCATCCCGATCCTCACCGTCCGATTCCAGAGCGACGGCACCTCACCGGTCGGCGGCGTCTTCGGCGTCTGGACGGCGGTCGGATAG
- the truA gene encoding tRNA pseudouridine(38-40) synthase TruA, with translation MRIRLDIAYDGTHFRGWAKQPGLRTVQGTLEAALARIVGSDVQFVVAGRTDAGVHASGQVAHVDLDDAQWSRIEARHGRAAHDPAGSIAGRMRGVLGAYPDVTVTRSALAPDGFDARFSAVWRRYRYRLADDAAGFDPMRRNDTTSIRGSLDVEAMDAAARTLIGLHDFAAYCKAREEATTIRTLLDYRWRRDDDGVLIAEVKADAFCHSMVRALVGACAAVGEGRLDVADVVVLRDALVRTSEFKVLAARGLTLTEVGYPAEGLLSARAEQTRARRDTDGSMLGEPVDDE, from the coding sequence GTGAGAATCCGCCTCGACATCGCCTACGACGGCACCCATTTCCGGGGCTGGGCCAAGCAGCCGGGGTTGCGCACGGTTCAGGGGACACTTGAGGCGGCGCTGGCGCGCATCGTCGGTTCCGATGTGCAGTTCGTCGTCGCCGGCCGCACGGATGCCGGAGTGCACGCGAGCGGACAGGTCGCGCACGTCGATCTGGACGACGCCCAATGGTCGCGCATCGAGGCGCGGCACGGCCGGGCCGCGCACGATCCGGCTGGGTCCATCGCCGGTCGCATGCGAGGTGTGCTCGGCGCGTACCCGGACGTCACGGTCACGCGCTCCGCTCTCGCGCCCGACGGCTTCGACGCGCGGTTCTCGGCGGTCTGGCGTCGCTATCGCTACCGTCTCGCGGACGACGCGGCCGGGTTCGATCCGATGCGCAGGAACGACACCACCAGCATCCGCGGGTCCCTGGACGTCGAGGCGATGGATGCCGCGGCCCGCACGCTCATCGGGCTGCACGACTTCGCGGCGTACTGCAAGGCGCGCGAAGAGGCGACCACCATCCGGACCCTCCTGGACTACCGCTGGCGCCGCGATGACGACGGCGTCCTCATCGCCGAAGTGAAGGCGGACGCGTTCTGCCACAGCATGGTGCGTGCGCTCGTCGGAGCGTGCGCTGCCGTGGGGGAGGGACGCCTGGATGTCGCCGACGTCGTGGTCCTGCGCGACGCGCTGGTTCGGACGAGCGAGTTCAAGGTGCTGGCCGCCCGCGGGCTCACGCTCACCGAGGTCGGCTATCCCGCGGAGGGGCTGCTTTCGGCGCGCGCGGAGCAGACCAGGGCGCGGCGCGACACCGACGGATCGATGCTGGGGGAGCCCGTCGACGACGAGTGA
- a CDS encoding endonuclease/exonuclease/phosphatase family protein produces MKVISYNLRKHRAAGELDALVDEHGADILCLQECDVAALPDRVGDLVLAQATQGNRLGLAVFYRENTFRLHSLRAIELKKSLHDRMLKPAHERVMGVRLYDIDDGREMIVASFHAAPLTALNSLRRNQIRSALTELERLGPGIPILMVGDYNYPVFKENLGQTVRDHGYTLTLSDERTYTRYRVFKGHYDFATSEGFDIESIRTLPQRASDHRPILITARLE; encoded by the coding sequence ATGAAGGTGATCTCCTACAACCTGCGCAAGCATCGGGCCGCCGGCGAACTCGATGCCCTCGTCGACGAGCACGGTGCGGACATCCTCTGCCTGCAGGAGTGCGACGTGGCTGCGCTTCCCGATCGCGTCGGCGACCTCGTCCTCGCCCAGGCGACCCAGGGCAATCGCCTCGGGCTCGCCGTCTTCTACCGCGAGAACACGTTCCGGCTTCATTCGCTGCGAGCCATCGAGCTGAAGAAGTCGCTGCACGATCGGATGCTCAAGCCGGCGCACGAGCGTGTGATGGGCGTGCGGCTCTACGACATCGACGACGGCCGCGAGATGATCGTGGCGTCGTTCCACGCCGCACCGCTGACGGCACTCAACTCGTTGCGCCGCAACCAGATCCGCAGCGCGCTCACCGAGCTCGAGCGCCTGGGCCCCGGCATCCCGATCCTCATGGTCGGCGACTACAACTACCCGGTGTTCAAGGAGAACCTCGGCCAGACCGTGCGCGACCACGGGTACACGCTGACGCTGTCGGACGAACGCACCTACACGCGCTACCGCGTGTTCAAGGGGCACTACGACTTCGCCACCTCCGAGGGCTTCGATATCGAGAGCATCCGCACGCTGCCGCAGCGGGCGAGCGATCACCGCCCGATCCTGATCACGGCGCGGCTGGAGTAG
- a CDS encoding winged helix-turn-helix transcriptional regulator, which produces MTVSFAQIKETAPGVFEEGCSTRVVLDHVMSKWGVLVLSALSDGTLRWGELRRTVVGISEKMLGSTLRTLTEDGLVHRESLPTVPPHVEYSLTPLGEDLMERMLPLVGWVAENSDRMLGRD; this is translated from the coding sequence ATGACGGTGAGTTTTGCGCAGATAAAGGAGACCGCGCCGGGTGTCTTCGAAGAAGGCTGCAGCACGCGGGTCGTCCTCGACCACGTCATGAGCAAGTGGGGCGTGCTGGTGCTCTCGGCGCTCTCCGATGGCACGCTGCGGTGGGGCGAGTTGCGTCGCACCGTCGTCGGCATCAGCGAGAAGATGCTCGGCTCGACCCTGCGCACTCTCACCGAAGACGGTCTCGTTCATCGCGAGTCGCTTCCCACGGTCCCTCCGCACGTCGAGTACAGCCTCACCCCGCTGGGCGAGGACCTCATGGAACGCATGCTCCCGCTGGTCGGCTGGGTCGCCGAGAACTCCGATCGGATGCTGGGGCGCGATTAG
- a CDS encoding bifunctional lysylphosphatidylglycerol flippase/synthetase MprF, which translates to MTRVTHRFAAGLRVVLTRFPVTLALVLAILVCGVVWRGLWMPFEQSDAFDAVAYGLPALEAGRWWTPITGTFFVVQPWVYLPTLIGLWGLAVLEYLRGWKIALLYFWIGQLFAVFASALVLWLCALAPQWHWAQEQAGSLDVGASAGAFACMGAAAGLLRSPWRVRVWLVLIATATVALLFLGTVADLEHMTALLLVLFVDRSLRVQRTTVREQRLIAFIGMLAFAAIDIIFALVPTDGPFGTSEPLSGSPWTTVLDVVIILVIANGLRRARRWAWVIALILLAVNVLLAALLAALIALERAVGIEDAISGDVSIDIATGAVALVLMIYLIWVRRAFHARRRGTLGAGDPAPVDEVKETLRAHGGGTLSWMTTWEGMQYSRTSAGLVAYQRHAGVAIALADPLGPEAGRAESVGEFIAFAERAGLTPCFFSAGEPTCRAVPASWRSLVVADDTIVDLVGLEFTGKRWGAVRTSMNRAGREDMTFRMSRLQDEPWGVRAQLQAISASWVGDKGLPEMGFTLGTLDEAEDPEVRVALAVSPSGDVDGFLSWLPVYGEGAVRGWTLDLMRRRDGGFPPVMEYLIGMSAAAFRDEGAQIMSLSGAPLAHDYPPDARMIAELSTRLADALEPLYGFRSLHRFKEKFHPRYETLHLLYRDEADLPRIGAALTRAFLPDATLRQFAGAGLDLVQR; encoded by the coding sequence ATGACGCGCGTCACCCACCGCTTCGCAGCCGGCCTTCGAGTCGTGTTGACCCGATTCCCGGTGACGCTCGCGCTCGTGCTCGCCATCCTGGTGTGCGGCGTGGTCTGGCGGGGGCTCTGGATGCCGTTCGAGCAGAGCGACGCGTTCGACGCCGTGGCTTACGGCCTGCCGGCGCTCGAAGCCGGACGCTGGTGGACGCCGATCACGGGGACGTTCTTCGTCGTCCAGCCGTGGGTGTATCTGCCGACGCTGATCGGGCTGTGGGGGCTTGCCGTTCTCGAGTACCTGCGCGGGTGGAAGATCGCGCTGCTGTACTTCTGGATCGGTCAGCTGTTCGCGGTGTTCGCCTCCGCGCTCGTGCTCTGGCTGTGCGCGCTGGCACCCCAATGGCACTGGGCCCAGGAGCAGGCGGGGTCGCTCGACGTCGGCGCCAGCGCCGGCGCCTTCGCGTGCATGGGCGCGGCCGCAGGGCTGCTTCGGTCTCCCTGGCGCGTCCGTGTCTGGCTCGTCCTCATCGCGACGGCGACGGTGGCCCTGCTGTTCCTGGGAACGGTGGCGGACCTCGAACACATGACCGCGCTGCTGCTCGTGCTCTTCGTCGATCGCTCGCTGCGCGTGCAGCGGACGACCGTGCGGGAGCAGCGGCTGATCGCCTTCATCGGGATGCTGGCCTTCGCCGCGATCGACATCATCTTCGCCCTCGTCCCCACCGACGGGCCGTTCGGCACCTCCGAGCCGCTGTCCGGGTCGCCCTGGACGACTGTGCTGGATGTCGTCATCATCCTCGTGATCGCGAACGGACTGCGCCGGGCTCGTCGCTGGGCCTGGGTCATCGCGCTCATCCTGCTGGCGGTGAACGTGCTGCTCGCCGCACTGCTCGCCGCTCTGATCGCCCTCGAACGCGCCGTCGGAATCGAAGACGCCATCAGCGGCGACGTGTCGATCGACATCGCCACCGGCGCCGTCGCGCTCGTGCTGATGATCTACCTCATCTGGGTGCGACGCGCCTTCCACGCGAGGCGACGCGGCACGCTGGGAGCCGGCGACCCGGCCCCTGTCGATGAGGTGAAGGAGACCCTTCGGGCGCACGGCGGCGGCACGCTGTCCTGGATGACGACGTGGGAGGGCATGCAGTACTCGCGCACGTCAGCGGGGCTCGTCGCGTATCAGCGTCACGCCGGGGTCGCGATCGCGCTCGCCGACCCGCTCGGCCCCGAAGCGGGACGGGCCGAATCCGTCGGGGAGTTCATCGCGTTCGCCGAACGCGCGGGGCTCACGCCCTGCTTCTTCAGCGCCGGCGAGCCGACCTGCCGAGCGGTACCGGCATCCTGGCGCAGCCTCGTCGTCGCTGACGACACGATCGTCGACCTGGTGGGTCTCGAGTTCACGGGGAAGAGGTGGGGCGCGGTTCGGACCTCGATGAATCGGGCCGGACGGGAGGACATGACCTTCCGGATGAGCCGGCTTCAGGACGAGCCCTGGGGAGTGCGGGCGCAGCTGCAGGCGATCTCTGCATCCTGGGTGGGGGACAAGGGCCTGCCGGAGATGGGCTTCACGCTGGGGACGCTCGATGAGGCCGAGGATCCGGAGGTGCGCGTCGCGCTCGCCGTCTCCCCGAGCGGTGACGTGGACGGGTTCCTGTCCTGGCTGCCGGTCTACGGCGAGGGCGCGGTCCGCGGGTGGACGCTCGACCTCATGCGACGGCGGGACGGCGGGTTCCCGCCGGTCATGGAATACCTGATCGGGATGTCGGCTGCCGCGTTCCGCGATGAGGGGGCGCAGATCATGTCGTTGTCCGGCGCGCCGCTCGCCCACGACTACCCGCCGGACGCGCGCATGATCGCCGAGTTGAGCACACGTCTCGCCGATGCGCTCGAGCCGCTGTACGGGTTCCGCTCCCTCCACCGTTTCAAGGAGAAGTTCCACCCCCGCTACGAGACGCTGCATCTGCTGTACCGGGACGAGGCGGATCTGCCGCGCATCGGCGCGGCGCTCACACGTGCGTTCCTGCCGGACGCGACGCTCCGGCAGTTCGCGGGTGCGGGCCTCGACCTCGTCCAGCGGTGA
- a CDS encoding SDR family oxidoreductase, with protein MTILVTGATGNVGRRIVAQLAERGESVRALTRRPDRARFPDGVVAVQGDLTDLDSMRAAMEGCEAVHFITFDGATGAPLQNGEELVALAAASGVRRVSVLGGWNESTLEPALRAGNVPWAQLAPVEYMTNALDWAPEVAGHRRVRTLADWPSAMIHADDIAAVAIVLLTQDGHDGQVYYLTGPEALTPAERAARIGAALDEPVEWIHLTEDEERERLRSLGYGEEYVAFGVELAKNPPQVGQIVQDAVTRLTGQPARTFAQWARENVDAFRG; from the coding sequence ATGACGATTCTGGTGACCGGAGCGACGGGCAACGTGGGGCGACGCATCGTGGCGCAGCTGGCTGAACGGGGCGAGAGCGTCCGCGCCCTCACACGCCGTCCGGATCGTGCCCGGTTCCCCGACGGCGTCGTCGCCGTGCAGGGCGACCTGACCGATCTCGACAGCATGCGCGCTGCCATGGAAGGGTGCGAAGCCGTGCATTTCATCACGTTCGACGGGGCGACCGGTGCGCCGCTGCAGAACGGCGAGGAACTCGTGGCGCTGGCCGCGGCGTCCGGGGTCCGGCGCGTCAGCGTGCTCGGCGGCTGGAACGAGAGCACGCTCGAGCCGGCGCTGCGTGCGGGAAACGTGCCGTGGGCGCAGCTCGCGCCGGTCGAGTACATGACCAATGCGCTGGACTGGGCCCCGGAGGTCGCCGGGCATCGGCGGGTCCGCACGCTCGCCGATTGGCCGAGCGCGATGATCCACGCCGACGACATCGCCGCGGTCGCCATCGTCCTGCTCACGCAGGACGGGCACGACGGGCAGGTCTACTATCTGACGGGGCCGGAGGCGCTGACGCCGGCCGAGCGTGCGGCACGCATCGGAGCTGCCCTGGATGAGCCTGTCGAGTGGATCCATCTCACCGAGGACGAGGAGCGCGAACGCCTCCGGTCGCTCGGTTACGGCGAGGAGTACGTGGCCTTCGGCGTGGAGCTGGCGAAGAACCCGCCGCAAGTCGGCCAGATCGTCCAGGATGCGGTCACGCGCCTCACCGGACAGCCGGCGCGGACGTTCGCGCAGTGGGCACGCGAGAACGTCGACGCCTTCCGCGGGTGA
- a CDS encoding SDR family oxidoreductase, with the protein MTILVTAATGNLGRLVIDSLLSRGTDPASIVAGARDTTKAAPLADLGVRVAELDYDRPETVTAAIDGVDAVLLISGSEVGRRVDQHKAVVDAAKDAGVAKLVYTSAPKATTSDLVLAPEHKATEEIIEASGVRAVILRNNWYTENYAGDLAQASATGVLAASVGDGRVASASRADFADAAAVVLLEDGHLGQVYELGGDVAWTFTDLAAAISEVTGRPVEYTPLSTQEHAAALRNAGLDAGTIGFVTALDAGIRTGALADTDGTLARLIGRPTTPLVDGLRAIA; encoded by the coding sequence ATGACCATCCTCGTCACCGCAGCCACCGGCAACCTCGGCCGCCTCGTCATCGACAGCCTCCTCTCCCGCGGCACCGACCCCGCATCGATCGTCGCCGGGGCACGCGACACCACGAAGGCCGCGCCGCTCGCGGATCTCGGCGTCCGCGTCGCCGAGCTCGACTACGACCGCCCGGAGACGGTGACGGCGGCGATCGACGGCGTCGACGCGGTGCTGCTGATCTCCGGCTCCGAGGTCGGCCGGCGCGTCGACCAGCACAAGGCGGTCGTCGACGCCGCGAAGGATGCCGGAGTCGCCAAGCTCGTCTACACCAGTGCCCCGAAGGCGACCACGAGCGACCTCGTCCTCGCTCCCGAGCACAAGGCGACCGAAGAGATCATCGAAGCGTCCGGCGTCCGCGCGGTGATCCTGCGCAACAACTGGTACACCGAGAACTACGCCGGCGACCTCGCGCAGGCCTCCGCGACCGGAGTCCTCGCCGCGAGCGTCGGCGACGGCCGAGTGGCATCCGCGAGTCGAGCGGACTTCGCGGACGCCGCCGCCGTCGTGCTGCTCGAAGACGGACATCTCGGTCAGGTGTACGAGCTCGGCGGTGACGTGGCGTGGACCTTCACCGACCTGGCGGCCGCCATCTCGGAGGTCACGGGTCGCCCTGTCGAATACACCCCGCTGTCGACCCAGGAGCACGCTGCCGCACTGCGGAACGCGGGGCTGGATGCCGGCACGATCGGGTTCGTCACGGCGCTGGATGCCGGCATCCGCACCGGCGCCCTGGCCGACACGGACGGCACGCTCGCCCGCCTGATCGGGCGCCCGACGACGCCCCTCGTCGACGGCCTCCGCGCCATCGCCTGA
- the rplM gene encoding 50S ribosomal protein L13, whose product MTRTYTPKAGQIQRDWVVIDATDVVLGRLASHAAALLRGKHKPTFANHLDSGDFVIIVNADKVALTGQKLQKKMAYRHSGYPGGLKKVSYEELLEKNPVRAVEKAIRGMLPKNSLGRQQLGKLKVYVGAEHPHAAQQPQTYTLDQVAQ is encoded by the coding sequence GTGACGCGCACTTACACCCCGAAGGCCGGGCAGATCCAGCGTGACTGGGTCGTCATCGACGCCACCGACGTCGTTCTCGGTCGCCTCGCCTCGCACGCTGCAGCGCTCCTGCGCGGCAAGCACAAGCCCACCTTCGCCAACCACCTCGACTCGGGTGACTTCGTCATCATCGTGAACGCCGACAAGGTCGCGCTCACCGGTCAGAAGCTTCAGAAGAAGATGGCCTACCGCCACTCCGGCTACCCGGGCGGCCTGAAGAAGGTCTCCTACGAAGAGCTGCTGGAGAAGAACCCCGTCCGCGCCGTCGAGAAGGCCATCCGAGGGATGCTCCCGAAGAACAGCCTCGGCCGCCAGCAGCTGGGCAAGCTCAAGGTCTACGTGGGTGCCGAGCACCCGCACGCCGCCCAGCAGCCCCAGACGTACACCCTCGACCAGGTCGCCCAGTAA